GTGAGAGCTGTGTGCACaagatcccccaccccccatatgtGGATCATGAGGGGCCTAATCGGGCCATTATTGGCTTGCCTATGTAGCcactggggaagaaaggaggTTCATATCCACCAACTACAGCCAAAAGGAACCAAAACGCGACTGTGAAGTAATAAAATGACATGCACAGTCATGGGTGATGGGATTTGCTTAGCCAGTTGCTTGACAGCACCCACTTTTTTTGTCAGTATAGAGccagatccaactcccactgaagtcaatggtgtctGAAACAGGCCCCGAGGCTCTGACCCTGCAGTGTGATCCATGAAGCCAATAAGCCTCCCTGTGCAATAGTCCACCCCAGTGCACCACATCCATGACTGAGATGTCTGATCCCAAtcctgggcttgtctacatcacaaagttgcagcgctggtgagggggttacagcgctgcaacttaggaggtgtacacatctgcagggcatcaccagcgctgcaactccctgtttgcagcgctggccgtactcccgttttgtctcgggtgtagaggatccagagctggtgatccagcgctggtaatcaagtgtagacacttaccagcgcttttcttgacctccgtggaataagcaggtatcccagcatacctgaggaagcctctctggtaatcaagcaggtctccttccccgcggtttgctccggtgttctccaaatccccccccccaagcgggtctccttccccgcggtttgtaggggggttcggggaacgcaagagcaaaccgcggggaagcaggtctccttccccggtttgctctcgcattccccgaacccccgtgcaagcaggtctccttccccggtttgctctcgcattctccgaacccccgtgcaagcaggtctccttccccggtttgctctcgcgttccccgaacccccgagcaagcaggtctccttccccacagtttgctggggggttcggggaacgcgagagcaaaccgcggggaaggagacctgcttgctcgggggttcggggaacgcgagagcaaaccgcggggaagcaggtctccttccccggtttgctctcgcgttctccgaaccccccttgaagctgcccaacagcgctgcagtgtggccacatctaacaccacttgcagcgctggttgctgtaagtgtggccactctgcagcgctggccctatacagctgtactaatacagctgtaacaaccagcgctgcaaaattgtagatgtagacatacccttactcacatgcttaactttagttgtgtaagggtatgtctacactgcaattaaaaacccttgGCTGGTGCATGCCAGCGGACtcagctcaggctaaggggctgtttgtTTGCCATCTAGACGTTCAGGCTTGGGCAGTAGCCCAGGCtccaggaccctgcaaggtgggagggtcccaaagcTCAGAGTGCAGCCTGAGCCAAACATCTACAttgtaattaaacagccccttcacctgagctcaagtcagctggcacaaccCGACCACAGatttgtaattgcagtgtagacatacccccagtgaCCTCACTGCACTGTTCACatatgtaaaattaagcatgcatCCAAatgtgtggaggggcagggccttagaTCATAAGCCCTTTGAAGCAGAGACATTGTCTTCCTACTGGTCAATACAGCACCTAACAAGCAGTGTAAAAACATTTAAATCTATGAACTAcaaacaagaattaaaaaaatatagtgcCAAAAAATGAATACCATTAATACAAtacaataataatacctagctcttatatagcacttttcatctgcagagctcagagcactttacaaaggtcaatagcattatccccattttatagaggggaaaactgaggcacagaacagtgaagtgacttgtgCAAAGTCACCCAGTGGGCCAGTAGCAGATCCGAAGgtgaaacccaggtctcctgagtctcagttcaGTGCTCCAACCACAATTTATCATGGCCTCCATAACACAATTACTAATATTTAATGAGACTCCTCGTGGGATAAATGTCATAAAAATGCTTTAGTGCAACACAGTGGCTTGTGGGTACTTTTCAGACCTTAACTCTGTATCTCCTCACTTTGGTGAATTTTATTCAGACTATTATGTTgaagatgtttttatttttgtatttcaatACCTCACTTATCTCATTCCTTCATGTATTTCTGTGGCATGAACTTCTCTCAGGCCAGTCTTAAAAATAGAAAGATTAAGGATGCTAATAAATGGGGATGAAAATTCTggatcttttaatttttttattgtagATAAGAATTCGTTCtggaaaaaattaaaagcaataaGATCTTTATCATTTAGTGACAATCTACCTACACAATATACTAATTTAGTACATTCTATCTTAAAGTTATAACACAACagataaaataaaagtattttcaaGTCCATACACTAAAAAGGTTTCAATCACCTCCACTATTTGTATGGAAAATAGGTATTTAATTTAGGTGACATAAAAGCAATTTCATAACGTTATaaagttttttatttgttttccatttcGTATTGTTTAGTTAAACAAGGATGATTTAAAAAACTCATATTCTTTCCTAGATCTAAAACAGCACTAATCTTTAGCCCAGGTCCTTTGTTTGATTCAGAATTGAACTAAGGAAAACTTAAAAGAGAAATACATTCCTTTCAGGAGAATATCCGCTCTCAGTCCTACATTGTAATAGCCGGGATATGCCTGTAGGTGGCTCTGCAATTTTCCAAATAAAACAAGACCCCGAAGCAAAATTTGCAAAGCGATGTAATGATTCCACTTATAGATTTTCTTCCTAGCGGGATGATCACAGACTTTTTGAACTAACGGGTAAACACAGATTCACTGTCATTTTACAGAATACATATATCAACTGAGATCTTCAAACACAGAAGTAACTTTGCTTTTAAAATCCGGTCTCTTCTTGTTCTTTAGACGCCTCCATTATGCCATGACTGAGCAAGAAACTTGTCTGAACTCTCTTAACTTAATTTGCCTATCGCCTACTTAAACTTTTAATTGGTCATTTTCCAGCAAAACAATTGCGGGACTGTTATAAACAACGAACGTTTAAGAGTAAGAATCAAAACAAGACAatgcaaaacatttaaaaagtcatCGTGTTTCGGCTGATGCTTGGACTAAACAAAGAAATACACGTAGCAAATTCTTTTCTACAAGGAAAAATGCACAACACGAGGCATAATAAGAAAAGGAAACGCAGGCTCGTATTTCCCGACACCTCCACGGGAGAATATTGTGTTCAAAGGGTtgtttatgtttttaaataaatcgaTAAGTCTTGTGGAGTTGTTACATTCCCTCTTCGATGCACTGTGAGAAGAACAATTTGGGGATTTGCGCTAGAACTGCAAAGCGCGTCTGAAACTTTGCCTTGATGTTTTATAGAAATATTGTATCGACAGCAAAAGAAGTGAAGGCGTTTTAAGAAAgatttattttctgatttttccccctcctaGATGTCAGTTTAAACTCTAACTGCACACCCCTAAGAATTTTATAACGTGCGCTTTTGATTTATGTCAATGTTTTGACACATTTTATCAACAGCAAACGTAATGAAATAATAACAATTAGGCTTTAGAAAAAAAGATTAACATGTTCAAAGCGATGAACAGAGATTATCTACATTCgtcaaacaaacctgatatgATTGTATCCATCTTTCTCATCGTGTGAAAATGAAAGCATTTTATCCTAAAGagtctgatttctctgtgttcaTTTCCCGGCTACATTCCTGTTTACAAATCTTTATACCCAGGAGTGTCTATAAATTCGGAGACGTTTTGATTTGTTTAATCGAAAACGAAATGTTGCAAAGACAAATATTTGGCCTGCATGTTAGCCACAATTAAACTTGTATTTGGAAATCACTTGTGTATGTCTAAGGAAAGCTCGCAAGGTGTTTCCTATTGAAATATAAATTAAAGCACCGCATTTGCGTTTCTTTCCTTTCAGGTAATTTCTTATCCAACGTTATTTAAGTGTGATCTATCCCTGTATATTACCGGGGCCGTAAAAGACACTTTAAATTACACAAAATATGCAAGTTAACCACATGCTGCTTTCAAATTCCAGTCCGTGGGATCCCCTGGATTTTAATAAATTTGCACATAATTTAACGCAAAATTTGGAACCCTATTATTCCACGTTGTTAATCGTttaagacatttttaaattatgtcCATTATTAGATGTTAACAGCTCTGCTTTGTTTATGTACTAAGATTAGGGGCCTAATTTGAACagcttttaaagtatttttattagtttatgttttgtttttagcaATGATGCATATATACTAGTGGAAAAATATGCACATAGTATTGTAAAAGTGAACAAACAAGAGAGAATTTTATTGCATGGAAAAGGAGTTAAAATGTAACAAATTTGACCTTCACATGAGGATTTTTTACAattattatgattttttaaagatCTGAGTACCTGTCTCATAGTTTAAAATACACTTGGTATGATCTGGGAAATTCCCTAAACTGGGATGACTTTCAAACAAACGCAGCgttcattttaaagttttaaaagttaGTTTAAAGTaggattttgatttttatttttggcgGATGCAAATAGCTGAAACGATCCTTTCCTTTGCGATTCCCAAAGCGAGGgagaaaaacaaaacctaaacctgTTTCAGAGTTAATAAAAAATTAGGATCTTTTTCAAGAATCCTAaactttgcacacacacaaatggattTCTCCCGCGGGCACCTAAATAGAATCGGTTTAAAAATCGACTTCGATGGAGTTTTTTCGTTTGCACGATTCCCTCAGTACGGGAGCTGTGGAAGTCTGAAGCCCACGCATATTAATcacaggcctgatccaaacccagtGAAGCCAACGGAGAAACTCGCGTCGACTTGTACCGGGGACTTCGGATCAGGCTCGCAATGATGTGCCTCCCGGAAGCGCAGTGGGTTGCCGTGTAGTCTCTCCCGTCCCAAATCCATTGCAttgggggtaggggttggggatgTGATGGTCGATAGACTCAACACCACTTCAGTCCCGAATCGCTCGCATCCTCCCAGGAGGGCGGGCTGAGCAATGGTCCCCAAAGTGGAGGGCCGATCAGGAGAACTCCAGTATCCCCAGAGgagcctctcttcctcctccaggctccccccacccccaaactcctgtCTCGCCTGCAGCGGCAGACAGCtcggagctggagggggggaggagggggaaagagcaggaggcagacagacagacagacagatcgcCTCCCGGTGGGGAAGGCGgtaggagacagacagacagatcgcCTCCcggtggggagggagagcaggagacagacagacagacagatcgcCTCCcggtggggagggagagcaggagaCAGACAGGTACGTCGCCTCCCAGTGGGGAGGAGctccctccttttctttctttttgggaTCTACCCAGCCCCGCGTTGCCGGCCTCCCGCCCGCCCCTGGAAGGGAgccctcccactggctgcggcccctgcccgcccagccctggccccggGCGGGGAGGCTGGGCAGAGATGAAGGCGCTATAAGGAGCTCGccggcactgggggagggggcagcgcagCCGGCCGCCCCGCATGGCCCGGGACCATGAGCGCCGGTGacctgcagcccagctcccctgccagccCGCAGCCCCGCCGGGCCCGGGAGGCGCCCGACATGGCCGTGTACTGCGCCGAGCCCTTCGGCGCCTATCCGCAGCCCGGCGCCGCGGCCGCCTCCTCCACGCAGCGGCCGGCCGCCTACGCCCTGGCGGACTACGGGGCGCCTGCCAACGCCGGCTACCTATGGGGCGTGAGCGGCCCAGCCCCGTACCTGCAGGGCGGCCCGGGGCCGGCCGCCCCCTTCCTGCCGCCCGCCTCCTACGGCTGCTCGCGGGGCGCCCCCTCCGCGCCGGGCTCGCCCTCGCCCGCGGCGGCCGAGCTGAGCTGGCTGAGCCTGGCCgggcaggaggagctgctgcGCCTGGTGCGGCCGCCCTACTCCTACTCGGCGCTGATCGCCATGGCCATCCAGAGCGCGCCCGGCCGCAAGCTCACGCTGAGCCACATCTACCAGTACGTGGCCGAGAACTTCCCCTTCTACAAGCGCAGCAAGGCCGGCTGGCAGAACAGCATCCGCCACAACCTCAGCCTCAACGACTGCTTCCGCAAGGTGCCCCGCGACGAGGACGACCCGGGTGAGCGCcggcgggtggggagggggggctcagtggctggggccccaggggtagtgCCCGGGAGCAGAGGGATCGGGGATgcccaggcagggggctggagaggaAGAGGGCCGCTGAGCGGACCGGGAAATGAGTGGGTCTGGGAGGGTGCCCGGGGGCAGAGGGATAGAGGTGCCCAGGAGGCTggggggtgttggataggggGATGCCCAGGAGGCTGGTGGCAGACGGGGGTGCCCAGGAGGCTggggggtgttggataggggATGCTCCGGAGGCTGGTGGCAgaggggggtgttggatggggggATGCCCCGGAGGCTGGTGGCAGACGGGGGTGTCCAAGAGGCTGGGGGGTGGCGGATGGGGGGATGCCccggaggctggggggagttggataggggaTGCTCGGAGGCTGGTGGCAgaggggggtgttggatggggggGGTGCCCAGGAggctggtggcgggggggggggtgcccaggaggctggggggtgttggatgggagGATGCCCCGGAGGCTGGTGGCAGACGGGGGTGCCCAGGAGGCTggggggtgttggataggggATGCCCCGGAGACTGGTGGCAGAGGGGGGTGcccagggggctggggagtgtTGGATGAGGGGGGTGCCCAGGAGGCCGGCGGAAgaggggggtgttggatggggggGGTGCCCAGGAGGCCGACGGAAGAGGGGGGTGTTGGATACTGGGGCCGGAAGCCGGCGGAAGAGGGATTGGGGATGCCCAGGATCCTGGAGGGGGGCGGTTAAGCGGACCGAGGGGctagggtggggagagggacccGAGGGGAGCGCTCTACCGGACAGGATCTGGCCGACCAGGGAGGGGACCGCGGGGCTGAGCAGCATCTGCCGCTTGCACGGGTCTGTGTCTGGACACCCGAGGCGTAGGGCAGGGAGCCGGCGGGACCTGGGCGCCAGGAGCCCCTGCGCTGTAACCCCCACTGGCGGCCCCCGGCCGGCTCGGAGCTGGGTGTCCGGAGCGGGATCGGCGCGGGGCTCGCACCAGGGGAGCTCGGGCAGGGGGACGGGATCCCGGGATGTGGCTCCCGGTCGCTCCCCATGAGCCGGCCtggaggggagcggggggagcCACGCGGGGAAAGGGGCACCTGCACCCAGGGTACGGGCAGGTGGGGCGGGCGGGCAGAGCTCCGtgcaggctgggggctgcagagaggggGTGCGAAGGACAGTGTAACTCGGGGTGTTGGACCGCCCCCACCCCGACTGCTCCGCCCAGCTGGGGACACCGAGGGGCAGATCctgtgatgggggtggggtgggatatTGTCCCCAGGGGAGCAGCTGGATCCAGGGCCCCAGGTTCACTTCCCAGCAGGGCAGGGCCCTTCTGGGGTTTCCATTATGAGGTTCCTGCCCTCTAGGGCAAGGGGTGGGGCCCTTTGCACCGATCTGTCCCAGCCCCAGGGTGTAAATCCAGTCTGCTCGCTGGGTGTGGGGGGTACTGTAGAGATGCAGGGTCCCACCTACCCTGAAGGATTGTGTGGCTCAGACATGCACATTGGGTGCAGAGGCCCATAGGGGAGGGAGGCATTAGGGCTGTAGCCAGGTGGAGTGGGGATTACATGTCCTGCTCAGTAGggaacagggctgcccggggcggggcggggggggggaagtggggcaatttgcccctggcccgcaggggcccccatgagagtttttggggcccctggagtggggtccttcattcgctctgggggccctggaaaactcttgcagggcctggggcccccagagcttcttctgctccaggtttttggtggtaatttggcggcgggggtccCTGCTGCGAGTCTTCAGGGAACTTCGGTGGtaggtcccggagcagaaggaccccccgccactgaattactgccgaagccagggccccctgccaccgaggaccccaggccccctgaatcctctgggtggccctggtgagGAAAGGGTTTTTTAATGCAAGTGCACAAGGGCCCCCTGGGTGCAAAGGGATTCAGGGCCTTCCCTGCACAGAGATCTGAGGCATGGTGTGGGCATGACTGTGCCCAGGCAGCAAGGGGGCCACTGTGGGTgtgctgtatttatttatatgcACACCAATCTCCCTGGCCCATTGGCATGTGTGCAGCGCTGAGAGAGACCCCACCAGTAGATGCTCCCTCCCCCATAACCTGCCCTGAACCACAACATGGGTGAGATGGCCCCACACATGCCCAGCACCACTGATGTACCCCTCTGTCTCACCCTACCCCAGCTGAGCTGTATCAGGATGAGCGAGTAAGTGCAggcctacactgcagtgtaggtCTCCCTGGGATTGGGGTGCCAACGGGTGAGTGTGGGTTACAGGCCCCTCCGTGCCTGATCCACGGAGGACATGGGGCTGTTACAGCCCCGGCGATCTTAAGATGGAGCATTTTGTGCGTTTAGTGCTTGAGGTCCCCCGTTCAATCCCTGGTGCGTTGGTTAAGATAGCTGCCGAAACACACACTTAAATGACAAGGGTGTAATTGGGGAAGCATTTGGAGTTCTGTCTGCAGGGTCCTTTTACTCTGTTTGGGGTGGGGCTGTAGGCTCAGaggcaggaccagcgctaggggtttgagcgccctaggcggccggcaATTTTggcgccccacgcgctggtcccgcagctccagtggagctgcctcagtggtgcctgcggagggtccagtgctccgcggctccggtggagctgccgccgtggtgcctgcaggaggtccaccggagccgcgcgaggagctgaccatccacaggcaggactgtggcggctccaccggagccgcagaccagcagaccctccgcaggcaccactgcggcagctccactggagctgcctgctgccccgtccggcaaaatgccgcccaccaattattctggcaccctaggtgattgaCTAGGCTGCCTAagtggtagcgccggccctgctcggAGGAGCAGCCACTTAGCAGGATCAGAACTGCAAGATTAATTCCCGGTGCGTGGTCGGTGGGGCAGATTCTGAATTCCTGAACTTAAGTCAGTGAAATTGCAACAGtgcgagaggagaatcaggctctggtCAGCAAGTCTGGAGTGGGTGTTTGGCGGGTGCAGGTTGTGCAAatgctggggtaggggtggggggagaaggagggtgcAGATCCTGCTCAGAGGGTGCAGGGCATCTATTGGAGGAGCTGTCTGActccttctctgtccccttcAGGGAAGGGGAACTACTGGACCTTAGACCCAAACTGTGAGAAGATGTTTGACAATGGGAATTTCCGGCGCAAGCGTAAACGGCGCTCTGAGCCTAACGCCTCCACTGTGGTGTCCTCTGGGGGGGGCCTGAAGGCTGAGGAAGGGCGTCCCATCCCGGCTGCTGCAGGCAAGCCCTGTggaaacagcccctccccagagctggaaCTATCACCTGCCAGGGACCATCCCAAAAGCTCCTCTTCTCCGGGCATCGTCTCAGCCACCCCGGGCTGCCTGAGCACCTTCTTCAGTAGCATGAGCTCACTGAGCAGTGGAGGGAACCGCCTGGCAGGAGGCTTCAGCAGGGAGCTGCACCATCGGAACTTCCCCACTGGGCAGATGAGCGGTGGCACCTTCActgcctcctccagcagctcttccCAGGAGGTGCACCCACCAGACCAGCTGCAGCGAGTTCCAGGGCCCACTGCTGCCTATTACAACTCCTtccaccccagcagcagcagcagcagcagcagccaggccacCCAGTACAACCGTTACTACAACTTCACAGTCAACAGCCTCATCTACGCCCGGGATGGCACCGAGGTGTAGGGCATGGATTGCAACTCGACGGAACAAGAAAGTTGCTGAATGAACCAGCCAAGGAAGACCCCGTGCTTTTGCAAACTGCGTTTGAAGCAGGACACGTGCAGTATGTTTTCCCAGGAAGAAAAACTTACAATCTAGTAAATagatacgtacacacacacacaatgtggaGTATTTCCCTACTCATCCCTGCAAAATCACTGATCCACACAGATGCCTGTTTGccacaaaattctgcaaatgagAACCAGAACTGGATTAGTGACTTCAGAGGTTTTTAATCTTGAATGtagagttaaaaaaataactacaaAGAGAAATCAGCAAGGACCAAATATAGACACATAGCAGGGGAGTATTGCCTGTTGGTCATTTATTTGTGAACCTCTGTTTACAAGTGCTTTGGTcttggaaaagaagaaaaatgaagagaTTTCTAAtgaagtgccttctaaaaatCCCTATGTCCGTGATTGCCTGTTTAGGTAATTGCTTTAGGCCACAGTCCTGCAGTGTACAATGCCTGGATAGAGTCTTTGCCCACACAGAACCCTGTTAGATACAGAGTGGCTCCATGCAGGTTCGCCAGGCTGCCTGTGCTTTGTATATTATTGAAGAATCAGAGCCTTATTTTGTAAAAGAATCGTTTTACTTAAGCTTAGTACCAAAGACACACAATCTAGCCATACAGCTTTTTAGCAAGAGAATAAACACAGTGAATATTTTTATACATATTTGTATGTAATGTACTACTGTACATACATTTCTATGggattttatatttgtaaattaTGCTCTGGATTTGTACTTATTTATAACGTGTTTGACATTTGGGAAAGTTTATTTTGCCCatcctttcccctctttttttttttttttttttttttttttttaattgtagtgtatGAATGAAACTTTTCAAACTGAACA
This sequence is a window from Gopherus evgoodei ecotype Sinaloan lineage chromosome 5, rGopEvg1_v1.p, whole genome shotgun sequence. Protein-coding genes within it:
- the FOXI3 gene encoding forkhead box protein I3, translating into MSAGDLQPSSPASPQPRRAREAPDMAVYCAEPFGAYPQPGAAAASSTQRPAAYALADYGAPANAGYLWGVSGPAPYLQGGPGPAAPFLPPASYGCSRGAPSAPGSPSPAAAELSWLSLAGQEELLRLVRPPYSYSALIAMAIQSAPGRKLTLSHIYQYVAENFPFYKRSKAGWQNSIRHNLSLNDCFRKVPRDEDDPGKGNYWTLDPNCEKMFDNGNFRRKRKRRSEPNASTVVSSGGGLKAEEGRPIPAAAGKPCGNSPSPELELSPARDHPKSSSSPGIVSATPGCLSTFFSSMSSLSSGGNRLAGGFSRELHHRNFPTGQMSGGTFTASSSSSSQEVHPPDQLQRVPGPTAAYYNSFHPSSSSSSSSQATQYNRYYNFTVNSLIYARDGTEV